DNA from Synechococcus elongatus PCC 6301:
GGCAGCCACCAGAACCATATTGGTCAGGGGCTGCAGCCAGTCCAGCAGTAGTTGCAAAAGCCAGAAATTCAGGGCAAGCAATGGTGCGAGAAGCAACCACCGAATCACCGCTGGCCAAGTACGCCAATCCGCGAGCATGCCAGTTCAGGAAACAATGGGCCGATTTTAGCGATCGCTTGGCACGACTTTACTAGGGCCTTCCGCCGAATCGCGATCGCTTCGTTAAGATTGAGCAAGCCACTGATACTAGACCTATGACCGCTGCTGTCGCCATTCGGGTTGCCAAAAAGAAACTGGCGAAGCCTCCTCTCGATCTCCACTACCTCGGCGATCGGGTGCTGCGACAGCCCGCCAAACGGGTCAGCCGGATTGACGATGAATTGCGGCAAACGATTCGGCAGATGTTGCAAACCATGTACAGCGCTGATGGCATTGGTTTGGCAGCCCCCCAAGTGGGCATCAATAAGCAATTGATTGTGATTGACCTCGAACTCGAGGATGAACAAGCACCACCCCTCGTCTTGATCAATCCCAAAATTGAACGCACTGCTGGTGATCTGGAGCAATGCCAAGAAGGCTGTCTGAGCATCCCCGGCGTCTATCTGGATGTAGAACGACCCGAGATCGTTGAAGTCTCCTACAAGGATGAGAACGGCCGGCCGCAGCGACTCGTTGCCGATGGTCTCCTTGCTCGCTGCATTCAGCACGAGATGGATCACCTCAACGGTGTGCTCTTTGTCGATCGCGTTGAAAATCGCCTTGAGCTGAACGAAGCCCTCGACAAAAAAGGCTTTGCAGTCCAAGCGGTTCGCCCTGTCGCCGCTGCCAGCTAAGTCGACCCTGCATCGGGCACTAGGGCTAGATGTCTGGGGGCTAGCCTGCTATTCTGCAAGCGCAAATTCCTAGCGCGGCTGCGATCGATGGTTGGTACTCCCAAAAGCTCTCTCTTTCTAGGGTTGTCCTGTATTGCCGCGATCGCGGCGGTTGGTTCTGTCTTTGAACTGACCTCGGGCACCCCTCAGCTCGGCACGTTAGTGACTGGTGGCATTCTGGGGCTCAGTATCCCAGTGGCAATCGGTTCCTTTCTGGCGGCTGTGCGTGCTGCTCAGTCTTAAGCCAATCCCGCAGCGGACAGTTCTTCAACTGGTTGCGGAACTGACTTAAGTTTTCCCCGTCCCTGTGGCCATTGAATGGCAATTAATGCCTGAATTTCTCTGTCGTCCCGTGCTTGTGCAAATCGAGGCATCCATGCGAATCCCCTTCTTTCTGCCCCTAGCGGCGCTGGCCGGTACCCTTCTGACGAGTTTGACCCCTCTTACGCCGCAGGCACGGGCGGCTCAGTTCGGGCAAGCTGAGGTCGATCAGAGTAAATTTGTCTTAGCTGCTTCACCGATCGGCAACGGTAGTCGCCATCAGTTACTGATCATTGAACAGGTCAAAAGCACCCGTCCTTGCTGGGTGGAAGAGGCAGGTACCCCAACACGTATCAATCCGCTGTTGTTGACCTTCGACTTCTCTGGCATTTGCGATCGCAAGATCGACAGCAATGGCTACTCCCTGCGAATTGCTGGAGTAGATCTCGGTTTAAACTACCGCCTCAGCATTGTTCGCCGTAATGGCCAAATGGTGTTGGTTGGTCAAGCCTTTCGCAGTGGTCCTGAGCTGGTGATTGCGACGGCCAATGGGGAATCTGCCGGCTTTACTAAGCTGGAACTGCAACCGGGCTGGCGCTTGGGTCGTCGGACTTTTGATGGCAAAGCCTTGGGTCATATCTATTTAGTGACCGATCAGATCCCGCCCGGCATGGCCCTACAAGGTGCTCAGACCAGTCCGAGTGCTGCGGTGGTTCCTCCAGCTAACGTGACCACACCGGTTAAACCAGCCCCTGCACCTGCTTCATTGCAACAACCAGTGCCTCCCCGGCCGCTCCCTAGTGCAAGTCAAGCCCCTGCCCCCACGCTCCGGCCTCTGACTCCCCCGCGGCTAACCCCGCTGCGTCCCTTGCGCCCGTTGACCCCAACCCAGCCGTAACTGACTCAGGTTGAGCTGA
Protein-coding regions in this window:
- the def gene encoding peptide deformylase, with product MTAAVAIRVAKKKLAKPPLDLHYLGDRVLRQPAKRVSRIDDELRQTIRQMLQTMYSADGIGLAAPQVGINKQLIVIDLELEDEQAPPLVLINPKIERTAGDLEQCQEGCLSIPGVYLDVERPEIVEVSYKDENGRPQRLVADGLLARCIQHEMDHLNGVLFVDRVENRLELNEALDKKGFAVQAVRPVAAAS
- a CDS encoding DUF3747 domain-containing protein produces the protein MAIEWQLMPEFLCRPVLVQIEASMRIPFFLPLAALAGTLLTSLTPLTPQARAAQFGQAEVDQSKFVLAASPIGNGSRHQLLIIEQVKSTRPCWVEEAGTPTRINPLLLTFDFSGICDRKIDSNGYSLRIAGVDLGLNYRLSIVRRNGQMVLVGQAFRSGPELVIATANGESAGFTKLELQPGWRLGRRTFDGKALGHIYLVTDQIPPGMALQGAQTSPSAAVVPPANVTTPVKPAPAPASLQQPVPPRPLPSASQAPAPTLRPLTPPRLTPLRPLRPLTPTQP